Proteins encoded within one genomic window of Minwuia thermotolerans:
- a CDS encoding ribonuclease J, whose product MSAAHPHRDGLVIAPLGGCGEIGMNLTLYGAEGKWLMVDCGMTFADESLPGIDLVVPDPSFIASEADDLVGLVVTHAHEDHLGAIHHLWERFRCPVYVTPFAAESLRLKLEEAGLRDEVPVHIVRDEAPLDLGPFRVTMIGLTHSTLEMQALAIETRHGTVLHSGDWKLDPDPLLGEMSDEAALKAWGDRGVLALVCDSTNVFTPGTSGSEADVRRSLIDLVKARPTGRIVITSFASNVARLESAAAAAEAANRSFALVGRSLWKFYEAARECGYLKKMRPPLSDREAADLPSDKVLFLCTGCQGEQRGAMARIAFDDHPTIALGRGDTAIFSSKIIPGNERTLMRVHNALALAGVEVITEKEHMVHVSGHPAREELKRMYELVRPELLVPVHGEARHLIEQARFGVEEGGVPAAQVILNGDVLRLAPGKPQLVGEVPTGRLAVDPSGLVVMASAMLQHRRKLSFNGAAMIVLVVDEDSELVEDPRVVLLGVADGKGLRQLTEDIEIAIDKEIARVNGRRPADDDALAEAAVRALRRVVRQINGRRPITECEVVRLEDGEQVSVKKLKEAV is encoded by the coding sequence TTGAGCGCCGCCCATCCCCATCGCGACGGGCTGGTCATCGCGCCGCTGGGCGGCTGCGGCGAGATCGGCATGAACCTGACCCTCTACGGTGCGGAGGGAAAATGGCTGATGGTCGACTGCGGCATGACCTTCGCCGACGAATCCCTTCCCGGCATCGACCTCGTGGTCCCGGACCCGAGCTTCATCGCATCGGAGGCCGACGATCTGGTCGGCCTGGTGGTGACCCATGCCCACGAGGACCATCTGGGCGCCATCCACCATCTATGGGAACGCTTCCGCTGCCCGGTCTACGTCACGCCCTTCGCCGCCGAATCGCTGCGGCTGAAGCTGGAGGAAGCGGGGCTGCGCGACGAAGTGCCGGTGCACATCGTGCGTGACGAAGCGCCTCTGGATCTCGGCCCGTTCCGGGTCACCATGATCGGGCTCACCCACTCGACCCTCGAAATGCAGGCGCTGGCGATCGAGACCCGCCATGGCACAGTGCTTCATTCCGGCGACTGGAAGCTGGATCCCGACCCGCTGCTGGGCGAGATGTCCGACGAAGCGGCGCTTAAGGCCTGGGGCGACCGGGGCGTGCTGGCACTGGTCTGCGATTCAACGAACGTCTTCACGCCCGGCACATCGGGGTCGGAGGCGGATGTCCGCCGGTCCCTCATCGACCTGGTGAAGGCCCGTCCGACGGGCCGTATCGTGATCACCTCCTTCGCCTCCAACGTCGCGCGTCTGGAAAGCGCGGCGGCGGCGGCGGAGGCGGCGAACCGCAGTTTCGCCCTGGTCGGCCGGTCGCTGTGGAAGTTCTACGAGGCCGCGCGGGAATGCGGATACCTGAAGAAGATGCGCCCGCCGCTCTCCGACCGCGAAGCCGCGGATCTGCCCTCGGACAAGGTCCTGTTCCTCTGCACCGGCTGCCAGGGCGAGCAACGCGGCGCCATGGCCCGCATCGCCTTCGACGACCATCCGACGATCGCGCTGGGCCGGGGCGACACGGCGATCTTCTCCTCCAAGATCATTCCCGGCAATGAGCGCACCCTGATGCGCGTGCACAACGCCCTGGCGCTGGCCGGCGTCGAGGTGATCACGGAAAAGGAGCACATGGTCCATGTCTCCGGTCATCCGGCCCGGGAAGAACTCAAACGCATGTACGAGCTTGTCCGGCCCGAGCTGCTCGTGCCCGTCCATGGCGAAGCGCGCCACCTGATCGAACAGGCCCGCTTCGGCGTCGAGGAGGGAGGTGTGCCGGCGGCTCAGGTGATTTTGAACGGTGACGTGCTCCGCCTGGCCCCTGGCAAACCGCAGCTGGTGGGTGAGGTGCCGACCGGACGCCTGGCCGTCGATCCGTCCGGTCTGGTCGTCATGGCCTCGGCGATGCTGCAGCACCGCCGCAAGCTGTCCTTCAACGGCGCGGCCATGATCGTCCTGGTCGTCGACGAGGACAGCGAGCTGGTGGAGGATCCCCGGGTCGTGCTGCTCGGCGTGGCCGATGGCAAGGGCCTGCGCCAGCTCACCGAGGATATCGAGATCGCCATCGACAAGGAGATCGCCAGGGTCAACGGCCGCCGTCCGGCCGACGATGACGCGCTGGCGGAAGCGGCGGTTCGGGCGTTGCGCCGCGTCGTGCGGCAGATCAACGGCCGCCGACCGATCACCGAATGCGAGGTCGTTCGCCTGGAAGACGGCGAACAGGTGTCTGTGAAGAAGCTGAAGGAGGCCGTCTGA
- a CDS encoding type III pantothenate kinase, protein MLLAIDAGNTNTTFAVFDGEEIVGEWRAGTNTARTADEYAVWLSSLMQLVNLKFANVDTAIIATVVPQGLFNLRTLCRRYFNCEPLVVGDPDVDIGIRILIEKERDVGADRLVNAVAAHHAYGGPAIILDFGTATTFDVIDENGNYHGGVIAPGINLSLEALHMAAAKLPRIAVERPTRVIGNDTQSAMLSGVYYGYVGLIEGLVARIKQDFGKPMKVVATGGLAAMFDDGTDEIDMIDRDLTMKGLLMIARRNPRTMN, encoded by the coding sequence ATGCTACTCGCGATCGATGCGGGCAACACGAATACCACCTTCGCCGTCTTCGACGGTGAGGAGATCGTCGGCGAATGGCGCGCGGGCACGAACACCGCGCGCACGGCCGATGAGTACGCCGTCTGGCTGTCGAGCCTGATGCAGCTGGTGAACCTGAAGTTCGCCAATGTCGACACGGCCATCATCGCCACCGTGGTGCCGCAGGGCCTGTTCAACCTGCGCACGCTTTGCCGGCGCTATTTCAACTGTGAACCGCTGGTCGTCGGCGATCCGGACGTCGACATCGGCATCCGCATCCTGATCGAGAAGGAGAGGGACGTCGGCGCCGACCGCCTGGTCAACGCCGTCGCCGCCCATCATGCCTATGGCGGACCCGCGATCATCCTGGATTTCGGCACCGCAACGACGTTCGACGTGATCGACGAGAACGGCAATTATCATGGCGGCGTCATCGCGCCGGGCATCAATCTCAGCCTGGAGGCCCTGCACATGGCTGCCGCGAAGCTGCCGCGCATCGCCGTCGAGCGTCCGACCCGCGTGATCGGCAACGACACCCAGTCGGCCATGCTGTCGGGCGTCTATTACGGCTATGTCGGCCTTATCGAGGGCCTGGTCGCCCGTATCAAGCAGGATTTCGGCAAGCCGATGAAAGTGGTGGCGACCGGCGGACTGGCCGCCATGTTCGACGACGGAACCGACGAGATCGACATGATCGATCGCGACCTGACAATGAAGGGACTGCTTATGATCGCGCGGCGCAACCCGAGGACGATGAATTGA
- a CDS encoding biotin--[acetyl-CoA-carboxylase] ligase, which yields MTAPAFRFRRVSLGDVGSTNDEARARLDMLSGGPYVVTGVRQLSGRGRRGRNWVSPAGNVYASFTLTPEAPLSRYPELSFVAALAVSDAARSFVHEAGRVRCKWPNDVLIDGAKVSGILLETAQAEGRTAVIVGIGVNVASRPTDTPYAATALTEHAPDATSEQVFAALVEALTARIGRWERKGFAAIRHAWLERADGLGEPVVARLSDREVHGRFVDLAPDGALMLENDLGDMVRIAAGDVFRPRTES from the coding sequence ATGACCGCGCCAGCCTTTCGCTTCCGCCGCGTTTCGCTCGGCGATGTCGGCTCCACCAATGACGAGGCGCGGGCGCGGCTGGACATGCTGTCTGGCGGACCCTATGTGGTGACAGGCGTTCGCCAGCTTTCGGGCCGGGGGCGCCGCGGCCGGAACTGGGTCAGCCCGGCGGGCAATGTCTACGCGTCCTTCACGCTGACGCCCGAAGCGCCGCTCAGCCGTTATCCGGAACTGTCCTTTGTCGCCGCACTGGCGGTGTCGGATGCGGCGCGGAGTTTCGTGCATGAAGCCGGCCGCGTAAGATGCAAGTGGCCCAACGACGTGCTGATCGACGGCGCCAAGGTCTCGGGCATTCTGCTCGAGACCGCGCAGGCCGAGGGGCGCACTGCGGTGATCGTCGGCATCGGAGTCAACGTCGCCTCCAGACCGACGGATACGCCCTATGCGGCAACGGCGTTGACCGAGCACGCCCCGGACGCCACCTCGGAGCAGGTCTTTGCGGCGCTGGTGGAAGCTCTCACGGCGCGCATCGGGAGGTGGGAGCGCAAGGGTTTCGCCGCCATCCGGCACGCGTGGCTGGAGCGCGCCGACGGTCTGGGCGAGCCGGTCGTCGCGCGGCTTTCGGACCGGGAAGTGCATGGCCGCTTCGTCGACCTCGCCCCGGACGGCGCGCTGATGCTGGAAAACGACTTGGGGGACATGGTACGCATCGCCGCCGGCGACGTCTTCCGCCCGAGAACGGAAAGCTAG
- the nuoN gene encoding NADH-quinone oxidoreductase subunit NuoN — translation MIHDYGLAGPEIFLAIASMVLLMVGVFSRSASAVRITCWLAVLSMIVALVLVVSSPQDGVTFAGMFVSDAFARFVKVLILAGSAVSIIMSMSFIEREQMNRFEYPVLITIATLGMMMMVSASDLISLYLALELQSLPLYVLAAFRRDSVRATEAGLKYFVLGALSSGMLLYGCSMIYGFTGSTGFEGIAAALQGSERAGLGLIIGIVFLSAGLAFKVSAVPFHMWTPDVYEGAPTPVTAFFAAAPKVAALALFMRAFLEPFGGLEADWRQIIWFISVLSMVLGAFAAIGQTNIKRLMAYSSIGHVGYALIGLAAATPEGVRGVLIYVAIYLVMNLGTFACILAMRRGEHMVEGLDDLKGLAKTHPGMALALAVFMFSLAGIPPLAGFFGKFYVFMSAVNAGLYVLAVIGVVSSVVGAFYYLRIIKLMYFDEAQEPLSRGYGRDLGLIMGVSAVLIVAFVIVPSWLVDSAGAAARALFG, via the coding sequence ATGATCCACGACTACGGTCTCGCCGGTCCGGAGATCTTCCTGGCCATCGCCTCCATGGTCCTGCTCATGGTCGGCGTCTTCAGCCGCAGCGCCTCGGCCGTGCGGATCACCTGCTGGCTGGCGGTGCTGTCGATGATCGTCGCACTGGTGCTGGTGGTCAGCAGCCCGCAGGACGGGGTGACCTTCGCCGGCATGTTCGTCTCCGACGCCTTCGCCCGCTTCGTGAAGGTGCTGATCCTCGCCGGCTCCGCGGTCTCCATCATCATGTCCATGTCGTTCATCGAGCGTGAGCAGATGAACCGATTCGAATATCCGGTGCTGATCACCATCGCCACGCTCGGCATGATGATGATGGTTTCGGCCAGCGACCTGATCTCGCTCTATCTCGCGCTCGAACTGCAGAGCCTGCCGCTCTACGTGCTGGCCGCATTCCGCCGCGATTCGGTGCGCGCCACGGAGGCGGGGCTGAAATACTTCGTCCTCGGCGCCCTGTCGTCGGGGATGCTGCTCTACGGCTGCTCGATGATCTACGGCTTCACCGGCTCGACCGGTTTCGAAGGCATCGCGGCTGCGCTGCAGGGCTCGGAGCGCGCCGGGCTCGGGCTGATCATCGGTATCGTCTTTCTCTCGGCCGGCCTGGCCTTCAAGGTCTCGGCCGTGCCGTTCCACATGTGGACGCCCGATGTCTACGAGGGCGCGCCGACGCCGGTCACGGCCTTCTTCGCCGCCGCGCCTAAGGTGGCCGCGCTGGCGCTGTTCATGCGCGCCTTCCTGGAGCCTTTCGGTGGGCTGGAGGCGGACTGGCGGCAGATCATCTGGTTCATCTCGGTGCTCTCGATGGTGCTCGGCGCCTTCGCCGCCATCGGCCAGACGAACATCAAGCGCCTGATGGCCTATTCCTCGATCGGCCATGTCGGCTACGCCCTGATCGGTCTGGCGGCGGCGACGCCGGAAGGCGTGCGCGGCGTGCTGATCTACGTCGCCATCTACCTGGTGATGAACCTCGGCACCTTCGCCTGTATCCTGGCGATGCGCCGCGGCGAACACATGGTCGAGGGGCTGGACGACCTCAAGGGGCTGGCGAAGACCCACCCGGGCATGGCGCTGGCGCTGGCGGTGTTCATGTTCTCGCTGGCCGGCATCCCGCCGCTGGCCGGATTCTTCGGCAAGTTCTACGTCTTCATGTCCGCCGTGAACGCGGGGCTCTACGTCCTCGCTGTGATCGGCGTGGTCTCCAGCGTGGTCGGTGCCTTCTACTATCTGCGCATCATCAAGCTGATGTACTTCGATGAGGCCCAGGAGCCGCTCTCCCGAGGCTATGGACGGGATCTGGGCCTGATCATGGGCGTCAGCGCCGTGCTGATCGTTGCCTTCGTCATCGTGCCGTCCTGGCTGGTCGACAGCGCCGGCGCGGCCGCGCGCGCTCTCTTCGGCTGA
- a CDS encoding NADH-quinone oxidoreductase subunit M, whose translation MTDFPLLSILTFAPLAGAVIILLLIRGDDEAVKRNYRWAALWTTGVTFALSLVVWFLFDSSTHEYQFVEESDWIGFGITYRMGLDGISMPFVMLTTFLMPLCILASWDAIQVRVKEYMVAFLLMETLMIGVFCALDLVLFYLFFEGGLIPMFLIIGIWGGGRRIYASFKFFLYTLLGSVLMLLAILWIYFQADTTSIPELIARATSPDTAIPASVQTWLWLAFFASFAVKMPMWPVHTWLPDAHVEAPTAGSVILAGVLLKLGGYGFLRFSLPMFPVASMEFAPFIFALSVVAVIYTSLVALMQQDMKKLIAYSSVAHMGFVTIGLFTFNPQGIEGAIFVMLAHGLISGALFLCVGVIYDRLHTREIARYGGLADNMPRYAFVFMLMTMASIGLPGTAGFVGEFLAIVGAFEANTWVAVLMTTGVILGAAYALWLYRRVIFGKLEKEDLKALRDLSPREIAIFAPICAAVIWMGIYPSVFLDIMEPSVMHLLDNHDKAIAAAEAMSAADLAANEPGLK comes from the coding sequence ATGACGGATTTCCCCCTTCTCAGCATTCTGACCTTCGCCCCGCTGGCGGGGGCGGTGATCATCCTGCTGCTGATCCGCGGTGACGACGAGGCGGTGAAACGCAACTACCGCTGGGCCGCGCTCTGGACCACGGGCGTCACCTTCGCGCTGTCGCTGGTGGTGTGGTTCCTGTTCGACAGTTCCACGCACGAATACCAGTTCGTCGAGGAGAGCGACTGGATCGGCTTCGGCATCACCTATCGCATGGGCCTGGACGGCATCTCCATGCCGTTCGTGATGCTGACCACCTTCCTCATGCCGCTCTGCATCCTGGCCAGCTGGGACGCGATCCAGGTGCGCGTGAAGGAATACATGGTGGCCTTCCTGCTGATGGAGACGCTGATGATCGGCGTCTTCTGCGCGCTGGATCTGGTGCTGTTCTACCTGTTCTTCGAGGGCGGCCTGATCCCGATGTTCCTGATCATCGGCATCTGGGGCGGCGGCCGGCGCATCTACGCCTCCTTCAAGTTCTTCCTCTACACTCTGCTCGGCTCGGTGCTGATGCTGCTGGCGATCCTCTGGATCTACTTCCAGGCGGACACCACCAGCATTCCGGAGCTGATCGCGCGGGCGACCTCGCCGGATACGGCGATCCCGGCAAGTGTCCAGACCTGGCTCTGGCTCGCCTTCTTCGCCTCCTTCGCGGTGAAGATGCCCATGTGGCCGGTCCATACCTGGCTGCCCGACGCCCATGTCGAGGCGCCCACGGCGGGTTCCGTGATCCTGGCCGGCGTGCTGCTGAAGCTCGGCGGCTACGGCTTCCTGCGCTTCAGCCTACCCATGTTCCCGGTCGCTTCGATGGAGTTCGCGCCGTTCATCTTCGCGCTCTCGGTCGTCGCGGTGATCTACACCTCGCTGGTCGCCCTGATGCAGCAGGACATGAAGAAGCTGATCGCCTATTCGTCGGTGGCGCACATGGGCTTCGTCACCATTGGGCTGTTCACCTTCAATCCGCAGGGCATCGAGGGCGCGATCTTCGTCATGCTGGCGCACGGGCTGATCTCGGGCGCGCTGTTCCTCTGCGTCGGCGTGATCTACGACCGGCTGCACACGCGCGAGATCGCCCGTTATGGCGGCCTGGCCGACAACATGCCGCGCTACGCCTTCGTGTTCATGCTGATGACCATGGCCTCGATCGGCCTGCCCGGCACCGCGGGGTTCGTCGGCGAGTTCCTTGCCATCGTCGGCGCCTTCGAAGCCAATACCTGGGTGGCCGTGCTGATGACCACAGGGGTCATCCTCGGCGCAGCATACGCGCTCTGGCTCTATCGCCGCGTGATCTTCGGCAAGCTGGAGAAGGAGGATCTGAAGGCGCTGCGCGATCTCAGCCCGCGCGAGATCGCGATCTTCGCGCCGATCTGCGCCGCCGTGATCTGGATGGGTATCTATCCCTCGGTCTTCCTCGACATCATGGAGCCGTCGGTGATGCATCTGCTCGACAACCATGACAAGGCGATCGCCGCGGCCGAAGCCATGTCCGCCGCCGATCTGGCCGCCAACGAACCGGGGCTGAAGTGA
- the nuoL gene encoding NADH-quinone oxidoreductase subunit L, whose protein sequence is MYSLIVFAPLLGAILAGFFGRMIGDRGSMLVTSGLMTLAAVLSWIVFLDVTFGHAPTHVELLTWITAGEFRVNWALQVDQLTAVMLIVVNTVACLVHWYSIGYMAHDPHKARFFSYLSLFTFAMLMLVTSDNFVQLYFGWEGVGLASYLLIGFWYHKPSANAAAMKAFIVNRVGDFGFALGIAGIFLVFEDVTFAGVFAATPEVAGQTFQFLGYEVDILTTICLLLFMGAMGKSAQLPLHTWLPDAMEGPTPVSALIHAATMVTAGVFLVVRCSHMFEYSPDALAVVTVVGASTAFFAATIGLVQNDIKRVIAYSTCSQLGYMFFAAGLSAYPVAIFHLFTHAFFKALLFLGAGSVIHAVADEQDMRKMGGLARHIKKTYIMMWIGSLALAGIGIPYVFGFAGFYSKDLIVESAFGAGSGVGQFAYIMGVGAAIMTAFYSWRLLFMTFHGKPRAPRETMAHIHDSPPVMMIPLYILAVGAVFSGLLFIGPLTGHHWHDFWGDSILILPQHGAMEAAHEVPLWVKLSPLVASLVGILIAWVMYVRKTDLPGNFANTHRPLYLFLLNKWYFDELYDWIFVRPAKALGRILWKGGDGRIIDGLGPDGISASVLRATRRITMLQTGYVYHYAFAMLIGIAVLVTFYFYAIGV, encoded by the coding sequence ATCTATTCGCTGATCGTCTTCGCCCCGCTTCTGGGCGCCATCCTGGCCGGCTTCTTCGGCCGCATGATCGGCGACCGGGGCTCGATGCTGGTCACTTCCGGCCTGATGACCCTGGCGGCGGTGCTGTCGTGGATCGTCTTCTTAGACGTGACCTTCGGCCACGCGCCGACCCACGTCGAGCTTCTGACCTGGATCACCGCCGGGGAGTTCCGGGTGAACTGGGCCCTGCAGGTCGATCAGCTCACGGCCGTGATGCTGATCGTGGTCAACACGGTCGCCTGCCTGGTGCACTGGTACTCGATCGGCTACATGGCCCACGATCCGCACAAGGCGCGCTTCTTCAGCTATCTGTCGCTGTTCACCTTCGCCATGCTGATGCTGGTGACCAGCGACAACTTCGTGCAGCTCTACTTCGGCTGGGAGGGCGTCGGTCTCGCCTCCTACCTGCTGATCGGGTTCTGGTACCACAAGCCCTCGGCCAATGCCGCGGCGATGAAGGCCTTCATCGTCAACCGCGTCGGCGATTTCGGCTTCGCCCTGGGCATTGCCGGCATCTTCCTGGTGTTCGAGGACGTGACCTTCGCCGGGGTCTTTGCGGCCACGCCGGAAGTCGCGGGCCAGACCTTCCAGTTCCTGGGCTACGAAGTGGACATCCTGACGACCATCTGCCTGCTGCTGTTCATGGGCGCGATGGGCAAGTCGGCGCAGCTGCCGCTGCACACCTGGCTGCCGGACGCGATGGAAGGCCCGACGCCGGTCTCCGCGCTGATCCACGCGGCGACCATGGTCACGGCCGGCGTCTTTCTGGTGGTGCGCTGCAGCCACATGTTCGAATACTCGCCGGACGCCCTGGCCGTGGTCACGGTGGTCGGCGCGTCGACGGCGTTCTTCGCCGCCACCATCGGACTGGTGCAGAACGACATCAAGCGGGTGATCGCCTACTCGACCTGCTCCCAGCTGGGCTACATGTTCTTCGCCGCCGGCCTCTCGGCCTATCCGGTGGCGATCTTCCACCTGTTCACCCACGCCTTCTTCAAGGCCCTGCTGTTCCTGGGCGCCGGCTCGGTCATTCACGCCGTCGCGGACGAACAGGACATGCGCAAGATGGGCGGGCTCGCCCGCCACATCAAGAAGACCTACATCATGATGTGGATCGGCAGCCTGGCGCTCGCCGGCATCGGCATACCCTATGTTTTTGGCTTCGCCGGCTTCTATTCCAAGGACCTGATCGTGGAGAGCGCCTTCGGCGCCGGCAGCGGGGTCGGGCAGTTCGCCTATATCATGGGTGTGGGGGCCGCGATCATGACCGCCTTCTACTCCTGGCGGCTGCTGTTCATGACCTTCCACGGAAAGCCGCGCGCGCCGCGGGAAACCATGGCCCACATACACGACTCGCCGCCGGTGATGATGATCCCGCTCTACATCCTGGCGGTCGGCGCGGTGTTCTCCGGCCTGCTGTTCATCGGTCCGCTCACCGGGCATCACTGGCACGATTTCTGGGGCGACTCGATCCTGATCCTGCCCCAGCACGGCGCCATGGAGGCGGCCCATGAGGTGCCGCTGTGGGTCAAGCTGTCGCCGCTGGTGGCCTCGCTGGTCGGCATCCTGATCGCCTGGGTCATGTACGTGCGCAAGACCGATCTGCCGGGCAACTTCGCCAACACCCATCGGCCGCTCTACCTGTTCCTGCTGAACAAGTGGTACTTCGACGAGCTCTATGACTGGATCTTCGTCCGGCCCGCCAAGGCGCTCGGCCGTATCCTCTGGAAGGGTGGCGACGGCCGGATCATCGACGGGCTGGGACCCGACGGCATTTCCGCCAGCGTCCTCAGAGCCACCCGGCGGATCACGATGCTGCAGACGGGCTACGTCTACCACTACGCCTTCGCCATGCTGATCGGCATCGCCGTATTGGTGACCTTCTACTTCTATGCCATCGGGGTCTGA
- the nuoK gene encoding NADH-quinone oxidoreductase subunit NuoK: MEIGLGHYLTVAAILFTLGIFGIFLNRKNVIIILMSIELMLLAVNINLVAFSAHLGDMVGQIFAMFVLTVAAAEAAIGLAILVVYFRNRGSIAVEDINMMKG, encoded by the coding sequence ATGGAAATCGGTCTCGGCCATTATCTCACCGTCGCGGCGATCCTGTTCACGCTGGGCATCTTCGGCATCTTCCTGAACCGGAAGAACGTCATCATCATCCTGATGTCGATCGAGCTGATGCTGCTGGCGGTCAACATCAACCTGGTGGCCTTTTCGGCGCATCTGGGGGACATGGTCGGCCAGATCTTCGCCATGTTCGTGCTGACCGTCGCGGCCGCGGAGGCGGCCATCGGCCTTGCCATCCTGGTGGTCTATTTCCGCAACCGCGGCTCCATCGCGGTCGAAGACATCAACATGATGAAGGGCTGA
- a CDS encoding NADH-quinone oxidoreductase subunit J, whose amino-acid sequence MILPTIAFYLFAIVTVACGFMVIAARNPVHSVLFLILAFFNSAGLFVLMGAEFLAMILVIVYVGAVAVLFMFVVMMLDINFVEMRQGFLQYLPVGLLVGVVLLIEILMVVGAWIIAPETAGTVAAPAPPPGVRENTAALGDLVYTRYIYLFQAAGMILLVAMIGAIVLTLRSRPGVKRQKISAQISRSRADSVEVRKIRPGQGI is encoded by the coding sequence GTGATACTGCCGACTATCGCATTCTACCTGTTCGCGATCGTGACCGTGGCGTGCGGCTTCATGGTCATCGCCGCGCGCAATCCGGTCCATTCGGTGCTGTTCCTGATTCTGGCCTTCTTCAACTCGGCCGGGCTGTTCGTGCTGATGGGCGCCGAATTCCTCGCGATGATCCTGGTCATCGTCTATGTCGGCGCGGTGGCCGTGCTGTTCATGTTCGTGGTCATGATGCTCGACATCAATTTTGTCGAGATGCGCCAGGGCTTCCTGCAGTACCTGCCAGTCGGGCTGCTGGTCGGCGTCGTTCTGCTGATCGAGATCCTGATGGTTGTCGGCGCCTGGATCATCGCGCCGGAAACGGCGGGAACCGTCGCCGCGCCCGCGCCGCCACCCGGCGTGCGCGAGAACACGGCCGCGCTCGGCGACCTCGTCTACACCCGCTACATCTACCTGTTCCAGGCGGCTGGCATGATCCTGCTGGTGGCGATGATCGGGGCCATCGTGCTGACGCTGCGAAGCCGGCCCGGCGTCAAGCGCCAGAAAATCTCCGCGCAGATCTCGCGCAGCCGCGCCGATTCGGTCGAGGTCAGGAAGATCCGCCCCGGGCAGGGCATCTGA
- the nuoI gene encoding NADH-quinone oxidoreductase subunit NuoI, whose product MGALDRTARSILLQDFRNGFWLTLKYMFTKKVTLNYPYEKGPLSPRFRGEHALRRYPNGEERCIACKLCEAICPALAITIEAEPRDDGSRRTTRYDIDMTKCIYCGFCQEACPVDAIVEGPNYEFATETREELFYDKEKLLANGDRWEREIAANLAADAPYR is encoded by the coding sequence ATGGGCGCTCTCGACCGCACCGCACGTTCGATACTGCTGCAGGATTTCCGCAACGGCTTCTGGCTGACGCTGAAATACATGTTCACGAAGAAGGTGACGCTGAACTACCCCTACGAGAAGGGGCCGCTCAGCCCGCGCTTCCGCGGCGAGCACGCGCTCAGGCGCTATCCCAACGGCGAGGAGCGCTGCATCGCCTGCAAGCTCTGCGAGGCGATCTGCCCGGCGCTGGCCATCACGATCGAGGCCGAACCACGCGATGACGGCAGCCGGCGCACGACCCGTTACGACATCGACATGACGAAGTGCATCTATTGCGGCTTCTGTCAGGAGGCCTGCCCGGTGGACGCCATCGTGGAGGGGCCGAACTACGAATTCGCCACCGAAACGCGCGAGGAGCTCTTCTACGACAAGGAGAAGCTGCTGGCGAACGGTGACCGCTGGGAACGCGAGATCGCGGCCAATCTGGCGGCCGACGCGCCCTATCGGTAA
- the nuoH gene encoding NADH-quinone oxidoreductase subunit NuoH, giving the protein MADFWSGYLLPFIIILGKILLIVVPMLLAMAYLTLAERKVMGWMQIRRGPNVVGPFGLLQPLADGAKLFFKETILPTGSDKAIFVIAPMLTFILALIGWAVIPFDEGWVLADINVGVLYLFAVSSLGVYGIVMAGWASNSRYAFLGAMRSAAQMVSYEVSIGFVIITVLLCAGTLNLSEIVAAQSNAGVASLLGLENGGILGWYFIPLFPMFIIFFISALAETNRHPFDLPEAEAELVAGYQTEYSSMTFALFFLGEYMNMILMSGLTVILFLGGWHSPIPGETFVPGIIWFALKISMLLFVFIWVRATLPRYRYDQLMRLGWKVFLPISLAAVVIYSGILVYAGWLPGMAS; this is encoded by the coding sequence ATGGCTGACTTCTGGAGCGGATACCTTCTGCCCTTCATCATCATCCTGGGCAAGATCCTGCTGATCGTCGTGCCGATGCTGCTGGCGATGGCCTATCTGACGCTGGCCGAGCGCAAGGTGATGGGCTGGATGCAGATCCGCCGCGGCCCCAACGTGGTCGGCCCCTTCGGCCTGCTGCAGCCGCTGGCCGACGGCGCCAAGCTGTTCTTCAAGGAAACCATCCTTCCGACCGGCTCGGACAAGGCGATATTCGTCATCGCGCCGATGCTGACCTTCATCCTGGCGCTGATCGGCTGGGCGGTGATTCCCTTCGACGAGGGCTGGGTGCTGGCCGACATCAATGTCGGGGTGCTCTACCTGTTCGCGGTCTCGTCACTGGGCGTCTATGGCATCGTCATGGCCGGCTGGGCGTCCAATTCGCGCTACGCCTTCCTCGGCGCCATGCGCTCGGCGGCGCAGATGGTCTCCTACGAGGTCTCGATCGGTTTCGTCATCATCACCGTGCTGCTCTGCGCCGGCACGCTGAACCTTTCCGAGATCGTGGCGGCGCAGTCGAACGCCGGGGTGGCGTCGCTGCTCGGTCTGGAGAACGGCGGCATCCTCGGCTGGTACTTCATCCCGCTGTTCCCGATGTTCATCATCTTCTTCATTTCGGCGCTGGCGGAGACGAACCGCCATCCCTTCGATCTGCCGGAGGCCGAAGCCGAGCTGGTCGCGGGCTACCAGACCGAATATTCCTCCATGACCTTCGCCCTGTTCTTTCTGGGCGAATACATGAACATGATCCTGATGAGCGGCCTGACGGTGATCCTGTTCCTGGGCGGCTGGCACTCGCCGATCCCGGGGGAGACCTTCGTTCCGGGCATCATCTGGTTCGCGCTGAAGATCAGCATGCTGCTGTTCGTCTTCATCTGGGTCCGCGCGACCCTGCCCCGATACCGCTACGATCAGCTGATGCGGCTGGGCTGGAAGGTGTTCCTGCCCATCTCGCTCGCGGCCGTGGTGATCTATTCGGGCATTCTGGTCTATGCCGGGTGGCTGCCCGGCATGGCGAGCTGA